In Planktothrix tepida PCC 9214, the genomic window GGTTACAATGAATTTTCTTTATTATCTTTGAGTTGTTCCGATTATTTATCCTTACCCTCGGTGGGAATGGAAATTAAAAACCGCCTCAAAGATTACAATGTTAATTTAGCTTTACCGAGTCAACGGGTGGATCGCTTTGATGAAAATATTGCTAATATTATTGGGGGAACTCGACAAAGTGGGTTAACCTTTGCGCCTGAAGCCGGAACTCAACGGATGCGAGATATTATTAATAAAGGGTTAACTAATGAAGAATTATTAAAGGGAGTTAAAACCGCCTTTGAGCAAGGGTGGGATAAAATTAAACTCTATTTTATGATCGGTTTACCCGGAGAAACCGATGCCGATATATTAGGAATAGCCGAAACCGTTGCTTGGTTACAACGAGAATGTTCGGCTCAAGATCGCAGAAAATTAAGCTTTAATTTAACGATTTCTAACTTTACCCCCAAACCTCACACCCCGTTTCAATGGCATTCCGTTTCAACCACAGAATTTGAACGGAAACAAAAATTATTAAGGCATGAATTTCGCCGGATGAAAGGGGTGAAAGCGAATTTTACTGATGTTAGAATATCAGCAATGGAGGATTTTGTCGGTCGAGGCGATCGCCGTTTAGGATCAGTTGTTCGTAGAGCTTGGGAACTCGGCGCGGGAATGGACTCCTGGTGGGAAAGTTTAGATCGGGCGTTTGGTGCTTGGACACAAGCGATAGAAGAAGCGGGTTTAAGTTGGAAATATCGTCAAGTTGAAAGCGGAGAATGGAGTTTAATCCAATCTGTAGAAACCCATGAAAACCCCGTAGAGGCGCGCCATGGCGCGTCTCTACAGATGGATCAAACTTTATTAGATCAGCCGTTACCTTGGGATCATATTAATAGTGGGATTGAAAAAGATTGGTTAAAAGCAGATTTAAAACGGGCGTTAGAAGCGGCGACTGTTCCTGATTGTTCTTTTGAGAGTTGTTCCCATTGTGGCGTTTGTGGAACTGATTTTGGTCATAATATTGTCATAGAACCTCCAGCTATTCCTAAATTTTCTGGTGAATTTATTCCCAATTCTCAAAAAGTCCAACGGTTAAGAGTTTGGTTTGGCAAATTAGGGGATATGGCTTTAGTCGGTCATTTGGATTTATTAAAATTATTAGATCGGGCGGTTCGTCGTGCTTCCCTTCCCCTGGCTTTTACCGCCGGATATCGTCCTAGTCCGCGAATTTCTATTGCTTATGCCTTACCATTAGGGGCAACCAGTAGCGGAGAAATTGTTGATTTTGAATTAACAGAATTCATTGATTTAGAAGAATTTCGCCAAAAATTAGCCGAAGGTTTACCCGAAACAATACCCCTATATTCTATCCAAAATATTCCAGTCAATGCTCCTTCCTTAACGGATGTTGTTAAACAAGCAGAATATCATTTAACCGTCCAGTGGAAATCCGAAACTGGAAATTCACCCCTATGGTTAGAGTGGATAAATCGCGTTAAATCTACATCAGAAATTCTATGGGAAAAAACCACAAAATCAGGGAAAAAGAAATTAATCAATTTACGAGAACAGTTACAGGAACTGGATATTATTTCCCCCAAAGGGACAGTGCTGCGTTATGTCGGAACTTGTCTTAATGATGGGACACAACTGCGACCGGAACATATTATTGAGATGTTAGAACAAGTGACTCACCAAGAGTTTCAATTGTTGCACATCCACCGTCAGCAGCTTTTAACCCACGACTAACAAAGTTCTACGGACTGAGAAAATTTGCATTTTATCCAGTGTTATAATACAATTCGGTAAGCCAAGTTTTGTGGCGTAGAGGCGGGTTCGTCCAGATCTAGGCTACAAACCGACAATATTGCTAAACCCACCTGGATTCAGCTAGGGTTGTCAGAATCAAAAAATGCAGGCTGACGCTAAAATAAACTCAATCAAAAGTGTTCATTGAACAAAAGCTACTGCTATCTCTCAACGCTGAGGAAGAAGTAGACCGAAGGGTTATCGACTTACGCCAAAGTCACCTTGATGGCTGACGACAGTTGTATAAAACCCGATCCTCATTTAGAAAGGATGGGAAAACATTGGACAACTCTTTGTCAATTGATAATCAATAGATAGTCAAGAATCAAGGGTTTAGAAAGGTTGAGCTTTGAAACCCCAACCTACTTTTAGGAGTAGCGTACCTGTCCCTTGGGCGGTTGAGAAATCCAGAAACCTTAATGTTGCTGAAAGTTAGGGAAATCAGGAAGAAAGTAGCGGAGTCTCGTGTGGGAACATTCGCTTTCTTGAATAGAACTAGGGGGAAGGTTGTTCCAAGGTTAAGCCTGTAGAGAATCATCTTTGATGGGAATACCGACTGAGAAGGATCTTAATACA contains:
- a CDS encoding TIGR03960 family B12-binding radical SAM protein, which gives rise to MAVAVEQLITPEIHQPARYLGQELGAKRKPWESAIVRWSLTYPEVYEVGVSNLGHVILYNILNTQPRQLCDRAYLPAPDFAKKLRDTQTPLFAVESRRSLIDFDILGFSLSYELGATNILEMLDLAEIPLTWKERQNYSVWANENEATQRHYPLIFAGGQTATSNPEPYADFFDFIALGDGEELLPEIGLIIEEGNKNNLNREEVLLDLAQIPGVYVPQFYQMAEDGSVHPLRADVPTQILRRVAAPMPAYSIKFVPYVQTVHDRLVIEVRRGCTRGCRFCQPGMLTRPARDVEPEAVIQTVEKGMKETGYNEFSLLSLSCSDYLSLPSVGMEIKNRLKDYNVNLALPSQRVDRFDENIANIIGGTRQSGLTFAPEAGTQRMRDIINKGLTNEELLKGVKTAFEQGWDKIKLYFMIGLPGETDADILGIAETVAWLQRECSAQDRRKLSFNLTISNFTPKPHTPFQWHSVSTTEFERKQKLLRHEFRRMKGVKANFTDVRISAMEDFVGRGDRRLGSVVRRAWELGAGMDSWWESLDRAFGAWTQAIEEAGLSWKYRQVESGEWSLIQSVETHENPVEARHGASLQMDQTLLDQPLPWDHINSGIEKDWLKADLKRALEAATVPDCSFESCSHCGVCGTDFGHNIVIEPPAIPKFSGEFIPNSQKVQRLRVWFGKLGDMALVGHLDLLKLLDRAVRRASLPLAFTAGYRPSPRISIAYALPLGATSSGEIVDFELTEFIDLEEFRQKLAEGLPETIPLYSIQNIPVNAPSLTDVVKQAEYHLTVQWKSETGNSPLWLEWINRVKSTSEILWEKTTKSGKKKLINLREQLQELDIISPKGTVLRYVGTCLNDGTQLRPEHIIEMLEQVTHQEFQLLHIHRQQLLTHD